CGTCGCCGGAGACGCAGATTACCGTGTCATCCGGGCGGGCGACCTGCGCCCCTACCGCCGCCGGCAGGCCAAAGCCCATGGTGCCGAGGCCGCTGGAGGTAATAAAGTTTTCCGGGCGGGTGAAGCTCATATGCTGCGCCGCCCACATCTGATGCTGGCCGACGTCGGTGGTGACCACCGCGCTCGGCGATTTACGGTCAGACAGCTGCCTGAGGAACAGCGGCGCAAAGATCGCATCACCCGGATGATCGTAACGCCAGCCGTGATCGGCCTTCAGCGCCTGGACTTCTTCCCGCCAGGCGGTAATGTCCACCGGCTGGTAGAGATCTGGCAGCAGTTTGTTCAGATCGCCTTGGATGGCAACGTGTGCACGGCGCAGCTTGTGCAGCTCTGCCGGGTCGATATCCAGGTGGATCACGCTGGCGTGCGGCGCGAAGGTGTCCAGCTTGCCGGTCACGCGGTCGTCAAAACGGGCACCCACGGCAATCAGCAGGTCGCACTGCTGCACCGCCAGGTTAGCGGCTTTGGTGCCGTGCATGCCCAGCATGCCGAGATAACAGGCATCGTCGGCATCCGGCGTACCGAGGCCCTTCAGCGTAGCGACGGTGGGGATACCGGTCTCTCTGGCAAAATCGCGCAGAGCGTGAACCGCATCGGCCATGCCGACGCCGCCGCCGACATACAGAATCGGTTTCTGCGACTGTGCCAGCAGCTGGCGGGCCTGCTGCAGCTCTGCGTGCGGGTGCGCAAGTTCCTGCTCAACGGGGATCAGGTGAGCGGTCAGTTCACCGCTGGCCAGCTGGATGTCTTTCGGGATATCAACCAGCACCGGGCCGGGGCGGCCAGATTTAGCGATGGCAAACGCCTCCGCCAGCACCACCGGCAGCTCATCAAGGGATTCCACGAGGAAACTGTGCTTGGTGCAGGCCAGCGAGAGACCCAGTACGTCAATCTCCTGGAAGGCATCGGTGCCCATTACGGCGGAAGAAACCTGGCCGGTGATGGCGACGATCGGTACAGAGTCCATCATTGCATCGGCAAGGCCGGTGATCAGGTTGGTGGCACCCGGGCCTGAGGTCGCGATGCAGACCCCGACTTTGCCGGTGGCGCGGGCATAGCCGATCGCGGCCATCGCAGCACCCTGCTCATGGCGGCACAGCAGGTGTTCGACACCACCGTCATAGAGCGCGTCGTAGACCGGCATAATGGCTCCACCCGGGTAGCCGAATACCGTTTCAACTCCCTGAGCACGCAACGTTTGAACCACCCACTGAGCACCATTCATAGTTATTTCCCCGTCCGTTTATGGGAACAACAGCATTTTATTCTACTGTACATCTTCTGTTCCTCTCACATTATTGCCTTGCCAAAAAAAAACCCCCGGACCTTTCGGTGCGGGGGTTCTTTCGAAATCAGGCTTGATATTTAAGCCTTTCTTTCTCCGAGCGTAGCCCCGCACGGCGTGATAATAATCACGACGACGTTAATGACGACTAGGCTAATGACTCGTAGAAGGGCTTTCATTGGAATTCGTTTCGTTCGCTTGTTCGAAGTAATGCCTACAGAGTTATCACAGTTAGCGTGCTAAATTCAACTTTTTTCGATTTTTAATTTAATCAACCTGCCTGCAGTTTTAGGAAAAAGGTTTGTTATTCAGCCAATAACGAAAAACTGAATTTTTTTCATTACTCACCCAGGGTGATGGCTTTTTTGCATGCCGGCAAAATCTGATGGCGGCTCACGGCGCCGGGTAACGCCTTCCGTTTTGCAGCTGAAAAATCAGTCGCGTTACGCGGATCGCGTTTTACCCCCTCGCCAGCCGGTCAGTTTTTGCGCACAGTGCGCAGAACAAGGAGCTCCTATGTCACTCTCTCTGGCTTACACCCGTGCCGCGATCGGTATTCAGGCTCCCCTGGTCAGCGTCGAGGTCCATATCAGCAATGGACTTCCCGCGCTGTCTCTGGTTGGCCTGCCGGAAACGACGGTTAAAGAAGCGCGCGATCGGGTGCGCAGCGCGATCGTCAACAGCGGTTTTATCTTTCCGGCGCAGCGCATTACCGTCAACCTGGCCCCGGCCGACCTGCCCAAAGAGGGCGGCCGATACGATCTGCCTATCGCCATCGCCATTCTCGCCGCCTCAGAACAAATTCCTGCGGAGAAACTGGCACAATTTGAATTCCTGGGTGAACTAGCACTCACAGGCGCTCTGCGTGGCGTACAGGCGGCCATTCCCGCAGCGATGGCGGCGATCCACTCACAGCGACAGCTGATCCTCTCGGCGGAGAATCAGTATGACGTGGGGTTGATCCAACACGGGAGCAGCCTGGTCAGCCCGCATCTGCTGGACGTCTGTGCCTTTCTGCAGGGCAAAGCCACGCTGCCGTCAGCCCAACCGCCACCGCTGCCACCTCCTGATGCGTCGGCAGACCTGAATGACATTATCGGCCAGTACCAGGCCAAA
This portion of the Erwinia sp. E602 genome encodes:
- the ilvG gene encoding acetolactate synthase 2 catalytic subunit, whose product is MNGAQWVVQTLRAQGVETVFGYPGGAIMPVYDALYDGGVEHLLCRHEQGAAMAAIGYARATGKVGVCIATSGPGATNLITGLADAMMDSVPIVAITGQVSSAVMGTDAFQEIDVLGLSLACTKHSFLVESLDELPVVLAEAFAIAKSGRPGPVLVDIPKDIQLASGELTAHLIPVEQELAHPHAELQQARQLLAQSQKPILYVGGGVGMADAVHALRDFARETGIPTVATLKGLGTPDADDACYLGMLGMHGTKAANLAVQQCDLLIAVGARFDDRVTGKLDTFAPHASVIHLDIDPAELHKLRRAHVAIQGDLNKLLPDLYQPVDITAWREEVQALKADHGWRYDHPGDAIFAPLFLRQLSDRKSPSAVVTTDVGQHQMWAAQHMSFTRPENFITSSGLGTMGFGLPAAVGAQVARPDDTVICVSGDGSFMMNVQELGTIKRKQLPVKIVLLDNQRLGMVRQWQQLFFEERYSETNLSDNPDFLILASAFDIPGQRITRKDQVDAALDALLHSEGPYMLHVAIDEHENVWPLVPPGASNENMMEKTS
- the ilvL gene encoding ilv operon leader peptide encodes the protein MKALLRVISLVVINVVVIIITPCGATLGERKA